One region of Nycticebus coucang isolate mNycCou1 chromosome 10, mNycCou1.pri, whole genome shotgun sequence genomic DNA includes:
- the INAFM1 gene encoding putative transmembrane protein INAFM1 translates to MRGTSCVGGGGESPGSAGLSEGPRGRWLRLAPVCAYFLCVSLAAVLLAVYYGLIWVPTRPPAVPAGPLPSAPSLPCASRPGAPPAPAPAAASISCLLGAPGGPRPQLQLPPSRRRRHSDLSRGPSRQMPGETPEAAGG, encoded by the coding sequence ATGAGGGGCACTAGCTGCGTGGGCGGTGGCGGCGAGAGCCCTGGCAGCGCCGGGCTGAGCGAGGGCCCGCGAGGCCGCTGGCTGCGCCTCGCTCCGGTCTGCGCCTACTTCCTCTGCGTATCGTTGGCCGCCGTGCTGCTCGCGGTGTACTACGGTCTCATCTGGGTCCCCACGAGACCCCCAGCGGTCCCTGCCGGTCCGCTGCCCAGCGCGCCATCCCTTCCGTGTGCCTCCCGCCCTGGCGCGCCGCCTGCCCCAGCGCCTGCTGCTGCCTCCATCTCCTGCCTCCTGGGAGCCCCCGGAGGGCCGAGACCCCAGCTCCAGCTGCCGCCAAGCCGCCGTCGCCGCCACAGCGACCTTAGCCGTGGCCCAAGCCGTCAGATGCCCGGAGAGACGCCAGAGGCCGCCGGGGGGTGA
- the CCDC9 gene encoding coiled-coil domain-containing protein 9, giving the protein MLDVSLRGWAGLEHSGGTLSAASRFLRGGLLAPQPYPVIEMAATLDLKSKEEKDAELDKRIEALRRKNEALIRRYQEIEEDRRKAELEGVAVTAPRKGRMVEKENMAVEEKSLGPSRRSPGTSRPSGASKGSRTPLKQGGRAGMGRTSRNWEDSSGEQPRGGGGGRGRRGRGRGSPHLSGAGDVSTSDRKSKEWEERRRQNIEKMNEEMEKIAEYERNQREGVLEPNPVRNFLDDPRRRGGPLEEPERDRREGSRRHGRNWGGPDFERVRCGLEHERQGRRAGLGGAGDMTLSMTGRERSEYLRWKQERDKIDQERLQRHRKPTGQWRREWDAEKTDGMFKDGPAPGHEPSHRYDDQAWARPPKPPTFGEFLSQHKAEVSSHRRRKNSRPRAKAVPRAYSDHDDRWEMKEEAVSPASEVPQPTSPNETPTQPPETPTPAHRPPEDEGEEDDGEDDEEWEDVSEDEDEEDDVEEEEEGDEEEEPAQDDQPQEADPTGDPTSEQANSGPTRPQEPLPLPQSPTTPSSPFSPPGGHQPVSDWGEEMELNSPRTAHPAGVLLSGEAWPFGNA; this is encoded by the exons ATGTTAGATGTTTCCCTAAGAGGTTGGGCAGGGCTGGAGCATTCCGGAG GAACCCTCAGTGCTGCATCCAGATTCTTAAGGGGTGGTTTGCTGGCACCTCAGCCCTACCCAGTCATCGAAATG GCAGCCACGCTGGACTTGAAATCAAAGGAGGAGAAGGATGCTGAGTTGGACAAGAGGATCGAGGCTCTTCGTCGGAAGAATGAGGCTCTCATCCGGCGCTACCAG GAGATTGAAGAGGACCGCAGGAAAGCTGAACTCGAGGGAGTGGCTGTGACAGCTCCCAGAAAGGGCCGCATGGTGGAGAAGGAAAATATGGCAGTTGAG gAAAAGAGTCTAGGTCCTTCCCGCAGGTCTCCCGGGACCTCTCGGCCCTCAGGAGCCAGCAAGGGGAGCCGGACTCCCTTAAAACAGGGTGGCCGGGCAGGCATGGGCCGGACATCCCGAAACTGGGAGGACAGCTCTGGGGAGCAGCCTCGAGGAGGAGGTGGGGGCCGTGGCCGGAGGGGCCGTGGCCGGGGATCCCCTCACCTCTCTGGAGCTGGAGATGTCTCAACCTCTGACCGCAAATCCAAG GAGTGGGAGGAGCGGCGCAGGCAGAACATTGAGAAGATGAATGAGGAGATGGAGAAGATTGCAGAGTATGAGCGCAACCAGCGG GAAGGGGTTCTTGAGCCAAACCCTGTGCGGAACTTCCTGGACGACCCTCGGAGACGTGGTGGGCCTCTGGAGGAGCCTGAGCGGGACCGCCGGGAGGGAAGCCGCCGGCATGGACGCAACTGGGGTGGCCCTGACTTTGAGCGGGTGCGCTGTGGCCTCGAGCATGAGCGGCAG GGCCGTAGGGCCGGCCTGGGTGGTGCTGGAGACATGACGCTGTCCATGACCGGCCGGGAGCGGTCAGAGTACCTGCGCTGGAAGCAGGAGAGAGACAAGATCGACCAGGAGCGGCTGCAGAGACACCGCAAACCCACTGGCCAGTGGCGGCGGGAGTGGGATGCTGAGAAGACAGATGGCAT GTTTAAGGATGGCCCCGCCCCTGGCCATGAGCCATCCCATCGATATG ATGACCAGGCCTGGGCCCGCCCCCCCAAGCCCCCGACATTTGGGGAGTTCTTATCCCAGCACAAAGCTGAAGTCAGCAGccacaggagaaggaagaacagccGACCCCGGGCCAAGGCAGTCCCTCGTGCCTACAG TGACCATGATGACCGCTGGGAGATGAAAGAGGAAGCAGTGTCCCCAGCCTCTGAGGTCCCACAGCCTACTTCCCCCAATGAGACTCCCACACAG CCACCTGagacccccacccctgcccaccgGCCTCCTGAGGATGAGGGGGAGGAGGATGACGGGGAGGATGATGAAGAGTGGGAGGATGTGAgtgaggatgaggatgaggaagatgatgttgaagaggaagaagagggtgaTGAAGAGGAAGAACCAGCCCAAGATGACCAACCCCAAGAAGCTGACCCCACTGGGGACCCTACCAGTGAGCAGGCCAACAGCGGGCCCACCAGGCCCCAGGAgcccctgccccttccccagtcCCCTACCACACCTTCCAGCCCCTTCTCACCACCTGGTGGCCACCAGCCTGTGTCTGACTGGGGTGAAGAGATGGAGCTGAATTCTCCCCGGACTGCCCACCCGGCTGGCGTCCTCTTATCGGGTGAGGCCTGGCCTTTTGGGAATGCATGA